A window from Sphingobacteriales bacterium encodes these proteins:
- a CDS encoding transporter, with protein MKNNITAHIRFNRNEFSGAFGDIGTDLPLIIGMLLASDFNTANVLILFGMMQILTGLIYGMPMAVQPLKAVAMIVITQKISGSLVLTGGLIIGVIMLILSATRLLNLLGRIIPKTVIRGVQLGLGFQLAMTALKQYVPALETPGYILAAVSFIIALILLGNRKFPPALFIIALGVVYSLVFSFHQGMFQLKAPVFIIPEMKFENLWTAFALLALPQIPLSLGNSIYATQQVASDLFPEKKLDIQKIGFTYSIMNIISSLLGGIPVCHGSGGLAGQYTFGGRTGGAPIIYGFFYLIFGLFFSGNFFSFIEIFPQPVLGVILVFEGISLMLLVKDIITDKKNFFIAVMVAVMANGLPYGYFVAMLTGILVYYLLNTVFLKHFGK; from the coding sequence GGGGATATAGGAACCGATTTGCCACTTATCATCGGAATGTTGCTGGCCTCCGACTTCAACACTGCTAACGTCCTGATTTTATTTGGCATGATGCAGATACTGACGGGTCTGATTTATGGTATGCCTATGGCAGTCCAGCCACTGAAAGCGGTGGCCATGATTGTCATCACACAGAAAATTTCAGGAAGCCTTGTTTTAACAGGTGGGTTGATAATTGGGGTTATTATGCTGATACTTTCAGCTACCCGGCTGCTCAATTTGCTTGGCAGGATTATCCCTAAGACAGTGATCCGTGGTGTTCAGCTTGGATTAGGTTTTCAGCTGGCCATGACTGCCCTGAAACAATATGTCCCGGCACTTGAAACACCCGGGTATATTCTGGCAGCAGTATCTTTTATCATTGCCTTGATATTGCTGGGAAACCGAAAATTTCCTCCGGCTTTGTTTATTATTGCTCTGGGTGTGGTTTATTCACTTGTCTTTTCCTTTCATCAGGGAATGTTCCAGCTTAAAGCTCCTGTATTTATCATCCCTGAGATGAAATTTGAGAATCTCTGGACAGCATTCGCTTTACTTGCTCTTCCGCAAATTCCCCTTTCGCTGGGGAACAGCATATATGCAACACAGCAGGTAGCTTCCGATCTGTTCCCTGAAAAGAAACTGGATATTCAGAAAATAGGTTTCACTTATTCTATCATGAACATTATCAGCTCCTTACTTGGAGGCATACCTGTGTGTCACGGATCGGGCGGCCTTGCCGGTCAATATACTTTTGGAGGAAGAACAGGCGGTGCACCGATTATTTACGGTTTTTTTTACCTCATTTTCGGACTCTTTTTCAGCGGCAACTTTTTCAGCTTTATTGAAATATTTCCCCAACCTGTACTGGGTGTCATCCTTGTCTTTGAAGGCATTTCTCTGATGTTGCTGGTCAAAGATATCATCACTGATAAAAAGAATTTTTTTATTGCCGTCATGGTAGCCGTTATGGCAAATGGCCTTCCGTACGGCTATTTTGTTGCCATGCTGACCGGAATACTTGTTTATTATTTACTCAATACTGTTTTCCTGAAGCATTTTGGTAAATAA